In Kordia antarctica, the following proteins share a genomic window:
- a CDS encoding DUF4846 domain-containing protein, with product MQEETNVQESLIHPEEKTIETRFNTPKNYTRIPLEATHFGTYLRNLPLKSFNSPVKYFDGREKPNNNVYISVVDMEIGTRDLQQCADAVMRLRGEFLFEQKRLNDIHFNFLSDGKPRYFKKYANGDHSYKKFRKYMNYIFAYANTASLRLELTRVVDIKDIQVGDVFIQKGNPFGHAIIVVDVAKNEQGEKIFMLAQSYMPAQETQILVNRQNSQLSPWYKAEKGELHTPEWTFESSDLRRFKE from the coding sequence TTGCAAGAAGAAACAAACGTTCAAGAAAGCTTGATACATCCCGAAGAAAAAACCATTGAAACACGTTTCAACACACCAAAAAACTACACTCGGATTCCGCTTGAAGCAACTCATTTTGGAACGTATTTGCGAAACTTACCTTTAAAATCATTCAACAGCCCTGTAAAATATTTTGACGGGCGCGAAAAACCTAACAACAATGTCTACATTTCTGTAGTTGATATGGAAATCGGAACCCGCGATTTGCAACAATGCGCCGATGCAGTCATGCGATTACGTGGCGAATTTCTATTTGAACAAAAACGATTAAACGACATTCACTTTAACTTTCTATCGGACGGAAAACCGAGATATTTCAAAAAATACGCAAACGGCGATCATTCATATAAAAAATTTCGAAAATACATGAATTACATCTTCGCGTATGCGAACACAGCTTCCTTACGATTGGAATTAACAAGAGTAGTTGACATTAAAGATATTCAAGTAGGCGATGTATTTATTCAAAAAGGGAATCCTTTCGGACATGCTATTATTGTTGTAGATGTTGCAAAAAATGAACAAGGCGAAAAAATATTCATGCTAGCGCAAAGTTACATGCCAGCGCAGGAAACGCAGATCTTGGTCAATCGACAAAATTCACAATTAAGTCCTTGGTACAAAGCCGAAAAAGGCGAATTACACACGCCTGAATGGACATTTGAAAGTTCTGATTTAAGAAGATTTAAAGAGTAA
- a CDS encoding zinc-dependent metalloprotease produces the protein MRKNYFFILLLLPILAFSQGKSFWEKTDNTGFQQEELLERKSTPIVYDVYNLDINSLKQLLAAAPDRDLNIGSEIVVQFPVAEGKMENFEVYNASVMEPAFAANHPEIQSYVGVSRENTGTTIRFSTTVFGFHATVHTIGKTFYIDPLTTDLQTYVMYAKENLYSDLEERIGCLVDESTEDRTSADAAFTPENANDGMLRTFRLALACTQEYANYHINAAGQAAATDAVKRATVLSAMNVTMTRVNGVFERDMSLTMTLVDNSSIIFIAENDGYTDSDASMLINENQTIVDANIGTANYDIGHVFTTGGGGLAARGGICYSNAKARGVTGSSNPVGDPFDIDFVAHEMGHQFGANHTFNGGQGSCSGGNRSSTTAVEPGSGTTIMAYAGICGSDNVQGNSDDHFHPISIDEMWTRITPPGEPTCSSNAPNGNVAPVVNAGADFTIPYGTAFTLSGTGTDVNGTTLSYAWAQTDVGISTNVPDATNTTEPQFRSYSPKTTGDRTFPQLSDILNNNLTPAWEVVPNVARTMDFALTVRDNGSPNGGQTNRDDMVLTLANTGPFRVTAPDMTNQSFATGASTTITWDVAGTTANGINTSNVNILLSTDGGQNFSMLEANTPNDGTQAVTFPDSTFEPYCRLKIEAVGNVFFAMSKSFSIGATVTVVETCNTYTTGPIATPIPDGGGANVQGSPVFIPVTVTESTPITDVRISVDVTHSYIGDLIMQLQTPNGGGFSNIWNRTCNDAQYGNIDITFKDGEPAIMCANPTVGLAAPASPMTGFNGNDPSGTWNLVFVDFYNGDTGVVNEWSVELCTETTTVVLSNEEFALENFALYPNPNKGEFSLSFNSTSGEDIDVNVFDIAGRLVHTKNYNATAAFNENISLNNVSAGMYLITVTDQDRTVTKKLIVQ, from the coding sequence ATGAGAAAGAACTACTTTTTTATATTACTATTACTTCCCATCTTAGCATTTTCGCAAGGAAAATCTTTTTGGGAAAAAACTGATAACACTGGCTTTCAGCAGGAAGAGTTATTAGAAAGAAAATCCACTCCTATTGTATACGATGTCTATAACTTAGACATAAATAGCTTAAAACAACTATTAGCTGCGGCTCCTGACAGAGATTTAAATATTGGCTCAGAAATCGTTGTACAATTCCCAGTTGCAGAAGGAAAAATGGAAAACTTTGAAGTGTATAATGCTTCTGTAATGGAGCCAGCATTTGCTGCAAATCACCCAGAAATTCAATCATACGTTGGTGTAAGTAGAGAAAATACAGGAACTACTATTCGTTTTTCGACAACGGTTTTTGGTTTTCACGCAACAGTACACACAATTGGAAAAACATTCTACATTGATCCGTTAACAACTGATTTGCAAACATATGTAATGTATGCGAAAGAGAATTTATATTCAGATTTAGAAGAAAGAATTGGATGTCTTGTTGATGAATCAACAGAAGACAGAACAAGTGCTGATGCAGCTTTTACTCCTGAAAATGCAAATGATGGAATGTTAAGAACGTTCCGTTTAGCATTAGCTTGTACGCAAGAATATGCAAACTATCACATCAACGCTGCCGGACAAGCTGCGGCAACTGATGCTGTAAAAAGAGCTACTGTTTTATCGGCTATGAACGTAACTATGACAAGAGTAAATGGTGTTTTTGAAAGAGATATGTCGTTAACGATGACTTTAGTAGACAACTCAAGTATTATTTTTATAGCAGAAAATGATGGATATACTGATAGTGATGCTAGTATGTTAATCAATGAGAATCAAACAATTGTTGATGCAAATATTGGAACTGCAAACTACGATATCGGTCACGTATTTACTACTGGTGGAGGTGGATTAGCGGCTCGTGGAGGAATTTGCTATAGCAATGCAAAAGCAAGAGGAGTTACTGGATCTTCAAATCCAGTTGGTGATCCTTTTGATATTGACTTTGTAGCGCACGAAATGGGTCACCAATTTGGAGCGAACCATACTTTTAATGGTGGACAAGGTTCTTGTTCTGGTGGAAACAGAAGTTCTACAACTGCTGTTGAACCAGGAAGTGGAACAACAATTATGGCATATGCCGGAATTTGTGGTTCAGACAACGTACAAGGTAACAGTGACGATCACTTTCATCCAATTAGTATTGACGAAATGTGGACACGTATTACACCTCCCGGAGAACCAACTTGTTCTAGCAATGCGCCAAATGGAAACGTAGCGCCTGTTGTAAATGCTGGAGCTGACTTTACAATTCCTTACGGAACTGCTTTCACACTTAGTGGAACAGGAACTGACGTAAACGGAACAACATTATCATATGCTTGGGCACAAACGGATGTTGGTATTTCAACAAATGTACCTGACGCTACAAATACTACAGAGCCACAATTTAGATCATATTCTCCAAAAACAACTGGAGATCGTACATTCCCACAATTGAGTGATATCTTAAACAATAACTTAACTCCAGCTTGGGAAGTTGTTCCTAATGTTGCTAGAACAATGGACTTTGCATTAACAGTTAGAGACAATGGTTCGCCAAACGGTGGACAAACTAACAGAGATGACATGGTACTTACATTGGCAAATACTGGCCCTTTTAGAGTAACTGCACCAGACATGACAAACCAAAGTTTTGCAACTGGAGCAAGTACAACTATTACTTGGGATGTTGCTGGAACAACGGCTAACGGAATTAATACTTCAAATGTAAATATCTTATTATCTACTGATGGTGGGCAAAACTTTTCAATGTTAGAAGCAAACACTCCAAACGATGGTACACAAGCAGTTACGTTCCCAGATTCAACTTTTGAGCCTTATTGTAGACTTAAAATTGAAGCGGTTGGAAACGTGTTCTTTGCTATGTCAAAATCATTCTCTATTGGAGCAACAGTAACAGTTGTAGAAACTTGTAACACGTATACAACTGGACCAATTGCAACGCCAATTCCTGATGGTGGTGGAGCAAACGTACAAGGTTCTCCTGTTTTTATTCCCGTAACTGTTACGGAATCAACTCCAATTACTGATGTTAGAATTAGCGTAGATGTAACACACTCGTACATCGGAGATTTAATCATGCAATTACAAACGCCAAATGGTGGAGGTTTCTCAAATATTTGGAACAGAACTTGTAACGATGCGCAATATGGAAACATTGATATTACTTTTAAAGACGGTGAGCCAGCTATTATGTGTGCAAACCCAACAGTAGGTTTAGCGGCTCCTGCAAGTCCTATGACAGGATTTAATGGAAACGACCCTTCTGGAACTTGGAACTTAGTATTTGTTGATTTCTATAACGGAGATACAGGTGTTGTAAACGAATGGTCTGTGGAACTTTGTACAGAAACTACAACTGTAGTGTTAAGTAACGAAGAATTTGCTTTAGAAAACTTCGCATTATATCCTAATCCAAACAAAGGTGAGTTCTCATTATCATTTAACTCAACTTCTGGTGAAGATATTGATGTAAATGTATTTGATATCGCTGGAAGATTAGTTCACACTAAAAACTACAACGCAACAGCTGCATTCAATGAAAATATTTCATTAAACAATGTAAGTGCAGGTATGTATTTAATCACGGTAACTGACCAAGATAGAACAGTAACTAAGAAATTGATTGTTCAATAA